Genomic segment of Gemmatimonadota bacterium:
TGAACTGCGCCAGGCTCAGCAGGAGAAAGAAGCCGCACATGTCCGTTACCGTCGTGAGCATGGGGCCTGACGCCAGCGCGGGATCGGCCTTTATCGCCCGAAGCGCCAGGGGAATGCATCCTCCCAGACACGCCGCCAGCAACGTGTTGGCCGCCAGGGCGGTACCGACAACGACGCCCAGGTAGGGATTCCCCTGCCACAAAAGGGTGGCGCCGGCGAGCAATGCGCCGAGGACCACGCCGTTCATGAGGCCGACGGAGGCTTCCCTGGCGAGGACCCGCAGGATCTCCCCGGGCCGTACGAGCCCCAGGGCGAGTTCCCGGATGCTCACCGCGACCGCCTGGTTGCCCGAGCATCCGCTCATGTCCGAAATAATGGGAAGAAAGACCGCCAGGATGATCGCCGCTTCCAGCGTGTCCTGGTACAAGACGATGACGCTCGCGGCCAGGATGTTCAGGACGACGTTGACGCTGAGCCAGGACAACCGTCGCGAGGACCTCGTCAGGACGGGCATGCTGCGCAGTTCCTCTCCGCCCACGATTCCGCTGGTCTTGAGGAACTCGCTTTCGGTCTGTTCCGTCAGTTTTTCCTGCACGTCCGCGGCCCGTACCACGCCGACCAGCCTGCCTTCTTCGTTCGTGACCGGCAGCCCGAGGTAGGTGTAGGTTTCGAAGAGGTCGCGCATCTGCTCGAGCGGGGTAAGCACGTTGACGCGCACGGGATCTTCCACCATGATTTCGGTGAGTCGCTGTGCGGGCAGGGCCATCAGCACGTCACGCAGCCGCAGCACGCCCGATAGCTTCGCCCCGTCCGATACGTACAGGTACTGCACGTCGTAACCGACGTATTCGTCGTGACGGTTCCGCAGGTCCTCGATCACGTCCTGCACGGAAAAGTCAACGGGATAGGATACGAACTCGGTCAGCATGATCCCGCCGGCCGTTTCGTCCGGATATTGCAGCAATTGCCGGACTTCCTCGGCCCTTTCGTCCGGCATCGCCTCGAGAATGGCTTCCGCTTCCTCGTCCTTGAGACCTCCAAGCAGATCGGCCTGGGCGTCGCTGTACATCTCGTCCACGATCGCCGCGGCGTCGGCGGGTGAAAGGTCCTCGATCAGGTCGACCGCCTGCACGTCCTCGATGCGGTCGATCAACTCCGCCGCATCCTGGGGCGACAGGAGGCCGAGCAGCCGGGTGTGTTCTTCCTGGCTCAGACGCGAGACGGCCCGTGCCAGTTCGGTGGCCGTAAGCGACCCGATGTAGGATGGCAGCACGTGCCGCGATTCGGCCTGGATGAGCGCCTGAAGATGCTGCCAGGGTTCCTTGCGGGTCGGGTCTCGGACGTCGGAATTCATGGGAAGCTCCGACTGTGGGCTATTCCGGGATGGCGAGTTCGGTCGTGGTGTCGTGCTGGGCCGGGCGGTCCGGGCGGACCGGCCTGAGCGG
This window contains:
- the mgtE gene encoding magnesium transporter, with product MNSDVRDPTRKEPWQHLQALIQAESRHVLPSYIGSLTATELARAVSRLSQEEHTRLLGLLSPQDAAELIDRIEDVQAVDLIEDLSPADAAAIVDEMYSDAQADLLGGLKDEEAEAILEAMPDERAEEVRQLLQYPDETAGGIMLTEFVSYPVDFSVQDVIEDLRNRHDEYVGYDVQYLYVSDGAKLSGVLRLRDVLMALPAQRLTEIMVEDPVRVNVLTPLEQMRDLFETYTYLGLPVTNEEGRLVGVVRAADVQEKLTEQTESEFLKTSGIVGGEELRSMPVLTRSSRRLSWLSVNVVLNILAASVIVLYQDTLEAAIILAVFLPIISDMSGCSGNQAVAVSIRELALGLVRPGEILRVLAREASVGLMNGVVLGALLAGATLLWQGNPYLGVVVGTALAANTLLAACLGGCIPLALRAIKADPALASGPMLTTVTDMCGFFLLLSLAQFMLPKLV